In Musa acuminata AAA Group cultivar baxijiao chromosome BXJ3-11, Cavendish_Baxijiao_AAA, whole genome shotgun sequence, one DNA window encodes the following:
- the LOC135652182 gene encoding choline-phosphate cytidylyltransferase 2-like: MARLPRRRQGGVPKEGGSGDGRVPPTKSAEESSASTVSPRDPPEPEKEPPLDRPVRVYADGIYDLFHFGHARALEQAKKLFPNTYLLVGVCNDEITHRYKGKTVMNESERYESLRHCRWVDEVIPNAPWVITKEFLNKHKIDYVAHDALPYADASGSGNDIYEYVKSIGKFKETKRTDGISTSDIIMSILKDYNKYVMRNLARGYTRKDLGVSYVKEKQLRVNMGITKLREKVKEQQEKLHTVAKTAGLHHDEWVENADRWVAGFLGKFEEGCHIMETAIKDRIQERLKRQSSKEMNANLLQEPVAS, translated from the exons ATGGCGCGGTTACCTCGTAGGCGGCAAGGCGGTGTGCCCAAGGAAGGCGGCTCCGGCGACGGTCGCGTGCCGCCCACCAAGTCGGCCGAGGAATCCTCGGCGTCGACTGTGTCCCCACGCGATCCGCCGGAGCCCGAGAAGGAACCCCCGTTGGATAGGCCGGTCCGCGTCTACGCCGACGGGATCTACGATCTTTTCCACTTTGGGCATGCTCGAGCTCTTGAACAAGCCAAGAAATT ATTCCCAAACACTTATTTACTTGTGGGTGTCTGCAATGATGAAATTACTCATAGATATAAGGGGAAAACAGTCATGAATGAATCTGAGCGTTATGAATCTCTCCGTCACTGTAG GTGGGTAGATGAAGTTATTCCTAATGCTCCATGGGTTATCACAAAGGAGTTCCTCAACAAACACAAGATTGACTACGTTGCTCACGACGCCCTTCC ATATGCAGATGCAAGTGGATCTGGCAATGACATATATGAATAT GTCAAGTCCATTGGGAAATTTAAAGAAACAAAACGGACAGATGGGATATCAACCTCAGACATCATAATGAGTATTTTGAAAGATTACAACAAGTATGTTATGCGTAACTTAGCTAGAGGGTATACAAGGAAGGACCTCGGTGTGAGCTACGTGAAG GAGAAGCAACTGAGAGTGAACATGGGCATAACTAAATTGCGTGAGAAAGTGAAAGAACAGCAGGAAAAG TTACATACAGTAGCAAAAACTGCTGGGTTGCATCACGATGAGTGGGTTGAAAATGCGGACCGTTGGGTCGCAGGATTTCTTGGGAAGTTTGAGGAAGGATGTCATATCATG GAGACGGCCATCAAAGACCGAATTCAGGAGAGACTCAAAAGGCAGTCGAGCAAAGAGATGAATGCCAACCTTCTGCAAGAACCAGTAGCTTCATGA
- the LOC103971385 gene encoding uncharacterized protein LOC103971385 isoform X2, with amino-acid sequence MKLRVVCRKLYDYVCYDLKEIAFPSSLPDPPHIKKRRKLTWRERWCVLKEASRLYAASWVQDIGPDLRPNDYKKVTNDDGGSHQDKTTSERREPSTSEDLAVAARGGMETLRPALQRVYMMRASAYRDALKSFIQGYHEGIKQVMEGKKGEKSHAQENNAKKSN; translated from the coding sequence ATGAAGCTGAGGGTGGTATGTAGGAAACTATATGATTATGTTTGCTATGATCTAAAGGAAATTGCTTTTCCTTCCTCTCTGCCTGATCCCCCACATATCAAGAAACGAAGGAAACTCACATGGAGAGAGCGATGGTGTGTCTTGAAAGAAGCATCTAGACTTTATGCTGCTAGCTGGGTGCAGGATATTGGTCCCGATCTTAGACCGAATGACTATAAAAAGGTCACAAATGACGATGGTGGAAGTCATCAAGATAAGACTACATCTGAAAGAAGAGAACCATCAACATCGGAAGATCTTGCAGTGGCAGCTCGAGGTGGAATGGAGACATTAAGGCCTGCTTTGCAGCGTGTGTATATGATGCGTGCCTCAGCATACAGAGATGCACTAAAAAGCTTTATTCAAGGGTACCATGAAGGGATAAAGCAAGTCATGGAAGGGAAGAAAGGTGAAAAGTCTCATGCGCAAGAGAACAATGCAAAGAAGtccaattga